A DNA window from Centropristis striata isolate RG_2023a ecotype Rhode Island chromosome 10, C.striata_1.0, whole genome shotgun sequence contains the following coding sequences:
- the nms gene encoding neuromedin-S, with the protein MTFATVRQLFLLYLFCFLGCWSTTDASPFDEWEDGVELRKVRGIQSDDLSDVLWGDQNEDQVQNVFKRFLFHYSKARNSVGAVQQESHSVHPLMRLSPKLSQRRKKKVLLLKL; encoded by the exons ATGACTTTTGCAACTGTACGacaactttttcttttatacTTATTCTGCTTTCTTGGATGTTGGAGCACAACAG ATGCCAGTCCTTTCGATGAGTGGGAAGACGGGGTAGAGTTAAGAAAG GTGCGAGGCATCCAAAGCGATGATCTGAGCGATGTTTTATGGGGAGACCAGAATGAg GATCAAGTCCAGAATGTTTTCAAAAGA TTCCTGTTTCATTACTCCAAAGCACGCAACTCTGTTGGAGCTGTACAACAAGAG TCTCACTCAGTTCATCCTTTGATGCGACTTTCCCCCAAGCTTTCccagaggagaaagaaaaaggtgTTACTTTTG AAGCTTTGA
- the pdcl3 gene encoding phosducin-like protein 3: MQDPNEDTEWNDILRKKGILPPKEVPKDDEEEELALQQQSIVKTYEDMTLDELEENEDEFGEEDEAAIEMYRQKRIAEWKATQIKNVFGEVVEISGQDYIKEVNKAGEGIWVVLHLYKQGIPLCTLINQHLTMLARKFPQTKFLKSISTTCIPNYPDRNLPTIFVYFEGEMKAQFIGPLVFGGMNLKVEELEWRLSESGAVKTDLEENPKKQIEDKLMSSIRSSLPTRKDSDSEDEDY, translated from the exons GACCCAAATGAAGACACAGAGTGGAATGATATCTTGAGGAAAAAAGGCATTCTTCCTCCCAAAGAGGTGCCTaaagatgatgaagaggaggagctggCTCTCCAACAGCAGTCTATAG TTAAAACGTATGAGGACATGACGTTGGATGAACTGGAGGAGAATGAAGATGAGTTTGGTGAAGAAGATGAGGCCGCCATCGAAATGTACAG ACAGAAGCGTATTGCAGAGTGGAAGGCTACTCAGATTAAAAACGTGTTTGGAGAGGTGGTGGAAATCTCAGGGCAGGACTACATCAAGGAGGTCAACAAGGCCGGAGAGGGCATCTGGGTGGTGCTGCATCTCTACAAACAGGG CATCCCTCTGTGTACGCTCATCAATCAGCACCTGACCATGTTGGCCAGGAAGTTCCCTCAGACCAAGTTCCTCAAATCCATCTCCACCACCTGCATCCCCAACTACCCGGACCGCAACCTGCCCACCATCTTTGTCTATTTTGAGGGCGAGATGAAGGCTCAGTTCATTGGGCCACTGGTCTTTGGGGGCATGAACCTCAAAGTTGAAG AGCTGGAGTGGAGGTTATCAGAGTCTGGGGCAGTAAAAACAGACCTGGAGGAAAACCCCAAGAAGCAAATCGAAGACAAGCTAATGTCATCGATCAGAAGTTCGCTTCCTACAAGAAAGGACAGTGACTCTGAGGATGAGGATTATTAG